One Scyliorhinus torazame isolate Kashiwa2021f chromosome 17, sScyTor2.1, whole genome shotgun sequence genomic window, TAATTAAAGTATTGATGTGCTATGTTGCAATTATTCAGTCAGATTAACAGTAACCAAATTCATcaaaggacatgggttcaaatcccactgtggcagctggtggaatttgtatTCGATAAATCTGGAATGTAATAAACCAGTCTctgcaatggtgaccatgaaaccattgctgattgttgtaaaaacccacctggttcactgatgtcctttagggaaggaaatctgccatccttacctggtctggcctacacttgACTCTAGACCCAgagaaatgtgattgactcttaactgctctctataAAGGCCTAGCATGCCATTCAATCCAAAAGCAACTCGGactggggcaacaaatgctggccttgtgtcatgtgagagtagctttaagaactgggtgtttatcactgcagtgatggtagagtgtgggtggagctggactggctgtctttcactttcgtttttgagcaggcagctatagtgtgttttagttttgttttcagagctggatagctgcaggcaaagcaagcagctgtataatgatctctctctacaagctacagactgtccagttcatttgaggatttcaaagtaatacctgtttctgtagagaatttaaacctgctgtttttCTTTGAAAAGGGTTTAGTTAggcaagttatgaagggttacttatagaatattgtatctgtggggattggtgttgatagttgttaagtgttaactggattcataaataaacatggttttgttttaaaagcacTTCAGATCTCTGTTgtgtcacacctgtaaagtaggcccttgtgctccccataaccacaatctattaaaggttgtgggtcaggtgaactccatgatacactttggggttctctaaccctggcccaCATCCTATGAAGGAAGAAGGGAAAAATAATTCCTGTTGTCTCCAGGTTTTATTTTAGTTCAAAGTTATTTTAATATTGAAGTGGTATTGGAGGGTTATTGTAATGTAGGATTGCATAATCAGCATATTGACACTTGTTTCTCTTCCCATCCACAGGTGTTAACCATACAGTATTGAAGCAAGTGGGTGAACACTACTTAAACATGAGGAGTGGTACTGGTGCAGCTGGTGCTGCAGCTAAGTTCCGTGGAGGTGAGCATTGTGATCAATGTGTACAGGTAAACAGGGTCTAGGGTTTAGTtcattgtttttcaaactttttttcctgggacccacttttaccaactgccgGAACTTTGGGACCAATGCAGGCCAACGTTTGTGACTCATGCCGGCTTATGTTAGCGACCCATGCCTGCCGACCTTTGaggcacaccattattgcttacctttaatgcgacaggtgagcctgcttggtcctgacaatctcacttgcttggtcctgATGAATTCACTTGCTTGGTTCTCACAATCTCACttatctaatcatagaatttacagtgtagaaggaggccattcggcccattgagcctgcatcagcccttcgaaagagctctctacttcagcccacacctccaccctttccccgtaacctcacctaatcgttttggacactaagggaaattaatcatggccaatccgcctaacctgcgcatctttggattgtgggaggaaaccggagcacccggaggaaacccacgcagacacggagagaacgtgcagacggcacagatagtgacccaagccgggaatcgaacctgggaccctggagctgtgaagcaacagtgctaaccactgtgctaccgtgccgtgactcgcttggtccccacgatctcacttgcttcgtcattcaatgctacatttctgctaaggatttcagctgacgatttaagttcttgctgcatcatTGAacgtagaaaatacagtgcagaaggaggctattcggcccatcgagtctgcaccgacccacttaagcactatccccgtaacccaataacccttcctaacctttttttttggtcactaagggcaatttatcatggccaatccacctaacctgcacgtctttggactgtgggaggaaaccggagcacccggaggaaacccacgcagacactgggagaacgtgcagactccgcacagacagtgacccagcagggaattgaacatgggaccctggcgctgtgaagccacagtgctatcacttgtgctaccgtgctgtcctttgaaagaaatcaagaggtttgtcctcaaacttcaaaatgcctttgaagttttgaggtttttaaactttcatttgccagtacttatcTGCATATAACAAGCATtcgttttgcatcctgatttgcattggcacaataaagccatacctcaagaaatcatctttatactgctttgttcttgatttcagtttcttcttaatcagttgttcaccagaagccctgggGCTCTGTATACaggtcacaccagcactgctttgtcttgccGTGGGCTCGCCTGAGAAACTCTCCAGATTCAGTTGTGaggtcctggcctgtttgtgtctctggccctctcttccttattacaaaatatcCAAGTCATCATCATCTCCATTCTcacaaaagcacttacttcctggtttccagagagttgcGACACAAAGGTGATGATTCTGTCGGCTTGTTCCAATGTTGACACGTGTCAGCAtattgactggcctcgtttgatCAGTATTCCCAGCTGACAAACATGATTGgcctccctctcactgtccattagctgcatccaccccagtcacagactgctgacccaCTTCCCGACCAATATTTCACGTTGTGGGAGTGCAAGCGGATGTTGCACCGGCTGTTGAACCGCTTGACCACTGAGCCGCTGGTCGCATACTGCCGATCGGCGGCAGGGTACGAGCCGAGCAGCACACAGGACGAGCatgagcggagctccaagctgggacCACCACCGTTAGCATCGTGCATCCACATGGACACCTGTCAGCCCCAGTGTCGTCGTCATCCCCGCGCGCGTGTACGCGGTGACCAGCGCACAGCCCAGCCTTGCACCACTTGCTCTCTGAAATGGCGCACCAATTGGGGACTGCCCCTGGTCGGAAATCTTAACAACTGGCCGTGGCCGTGGGGGGGCTTCTTCCCGTGATCGGGACTGCCACAACTGATCGCcccacgaccctcctgacacccgtgggtcacgaccctgagtttgaaaaaccctgattgaGTATATATATCACACGGCGCACCGACTGAGAAATTAAATGTATGGCCATCTTGAAGATCTCAGACTTCGAAGACTTCCTACATCTTTTCTAGAGCTTGCTTTTTCTGGAACAGGTCTCAATCCTGAAGCCAGAGCTTGAGGCGCACAATTCAATGCAGAGCTGTTTAAAAAGTCTGACCAGTGTCTCCCCTAGTCTTATGTCCAGCCATGGCTGAGTTGGAAGGATTTGTAGGTTGACAATCAATCTGTTTGGCTACATTATGAATACACCATctgtgaccatcaagtcctggagtgggtcttgaacccagaaTGTCTGGCTCCGAGGGAGGGACCCTTATCCGCTGCACCACAGACCTCTTTTCAATATTTTAGCTTTTCTGATAATTAAATGCAGCAGTTGCATCCTTAGTCACCATTGGGTGGCTCTGAGCTGTTTGGCATTTACACCTTTATGTCAACTTTATGTCCTAGCCTTGCTGTTGAGCTCCTACCTTAGGGAAAATTAAGTTCCTAAATTGTCCTAAAAAGGATCGGACAATGCTGTTAATGCCTCTGTCGTAAATTATGGATTTTCCCCCTCCTAAACTGGCACGCTCTCTCCTCCCTTAAATCCACCTCCTGCTCTTAAACTTTTGTCCTGGTATCGCCCTGTGATTAATTTTCCATTTTtgtttgatttatttttaaaaaaaagaaaattccaattaaggggcgatttagcttgatcactccacctaccctgcacatctttgagttgtgggggtgagacccatgcagacacggggagaatgtgcaaactccacacagacagtgacccgggtccgggatcgaacccgggtcctcagcgctatgaggccgcaatgctaaccacttcaccaccaTGCTTCCCTTCCATTTTTGTTTGATAATAGACCTAtgaagtaccttgggatgttttactatgctGTATAAATATATATGCCACATATATATGTTGCTATTCCATTTCCCAGTTCAACATATCTCAATCACTACATTCTATTTAACTATACCAGTAGTCCCTGAGCTCGTTCCTTTTTTGAGTCTATGATTTAATATAGTGTTCTTTGTTTTGAATGGGGGACAAGAATTGAATTTCATCCATTTAATTTTCTGAAAATATTAATTTAGTCTATTCCAAATAAAATCTGAAAAGCTGATCCCTGTTGAATACTTTTAGTTAATTTGCTGTGTAATGTTGACATTGTATGGCCAAAATAAAGTTCAGTCAAAGGAGTACAGATTAAACAAGCAAACCCTCACCAAAATTGACCTTATTCAGAAACTAAGTTTTGATCTACGTTCCATGTATAATTTGAACCGTTGGAGGGTTGTACAACAGAAATATCTTTCTGTTAGTGTATATATATCATAAAATATAATTTGTGAAGAAAAGTGCATCATTGTTAGCTGAAATGGAAACTAATTGGGATAAAGTTCATCTTCTATAACCTGTGATCTTTGTCTTTCTGCAGGTGAGATTCGCGATCAGAATAATGACCATCTGGTTCATGCTGCTGTGGTAGCTGAGAGTGCAGCCTCTGGTAAACCTGAGGCCCGCGTGTATAGTGTCCTGCAACACGTTCTTGCTGCTGGTCCATATATCAAGAGGGGTACGAATGTGACCAGCAGGTTGCATCAGGCAGTGATGAAGAAAAATGCAGAGCTGTTTGATGTGAGTTTTGCTACTGCACTAAATGATATCTGACATTTTGAACCCATTTTTGTTTTTAATTGGCACTTTCTAAACTGACTTTGATTAAAATGTATTCCTGTAAACAGGTTTCAGCATTCAGTGCAGGTTACTCTGACTCTGGGCTGTTTGGCATTTACACCATCTCACAGGTGGATTCAGCAAGTGACGTACGTATCAACACTGCAATCTTTTCACTAATATCTGTCAGCTCTCAGATGATTGCTCATCTGCTATTCCTCAGTTTACAGCTATGTCATAATGATCTGTAACTAACAATTTACTGTGTTTGCAATATGGGGAAATAGAAGGGAAAATCATGTTGGGCTGAACAGTCTGTTTTATCTAGAAAACAGAAGGTcgaggatgacctgatagaggtctttaaaataataAAGGATTCAATAGAATAGATGTAGAGATGTTTCCAATTGATGGAGAGGATTCAAAGTGATGGGTCGTAAGTATAAGATAGTCACAAGTAAGTCTAATAATGAATTCAAGAGAAACCACTGTGAGGATTTTATGGTTCTATGACTACTTTACTCAGAGTGGTAAGAATGCAGAACTCAATACAATAGTGGGTGTTTCAGACAAAATAGCATAGATATATTTTAAGGGAAGCTAGGTAAATACATGAAGGAgcaaggaatagaaggatacgctGATAGGGGGAGATGAAGAGAGGTGGAGGAGGTTCATATGGAACATTAACCTACTTGGCTCAATAGCCGTGTCTATATTTCAAATTCAAAGTAGCTTTTTAATGTAGTCAGCATAACTACATTTTCAGGTGTCACAGGTGGTTATAATCTTGACTTATTAGTCAATGTCTTGTGGCATTGCACACAGTCAGGATCAAAAGTAGTTTTTGGGTAAAGGATGGACCAGAATATAGAAAATAATTGGGTCAAAGAACTCAGATGTAATTCCATCCTTATTTTAAAGTAATACATTCTGTCCTTATCTTGTACAATTATTACATTTTATATTACTGTTTTTAATTGAGCATCACACAAATTATCTAATCCATTGTCACATTGCTTTTTGTGCGAGCTTGTGTGGAAATTGGCTGCtatgttccctacattacaacagtatctACATGTCAAAGGTCCATACCATGGTGGTGAAAGGTGCAGGTCGATCTTTCTTTGTTTAAACAGTGACATGTTTGCCAATTCAGGCAGCAGAGGAAGAGCTGGTTGAAGCACAGATTTCCCTGCAGAGCAGACTGAGGGACTAAAACATTCAAAACTAAGCTGCTCGAGTGGCACCATTGAGAGGGTATAATTACCCTGTAACATGTTTACATAGGCTGTTTATATTAGAGACATAATTGGAAAAGGCTGACAGGAAGCTAGTAAACGTGCATGATCCTTAGTTTATGGGAAAATCTATGTTCTAACTAGCATCAATATTAATTTCCTTGTTTTCCTTGTCAAGTTTTAGCAGTTTGATAGGTGTCTTTAACCTTTTAATCCAGCAGTATGATTAACAGTTGATAAAACTAGGACTGTATTTTAATAGGATGTTtaataatctgccatccttacccggtctggtctacatgtgactcaatCCATAGTAAAGCTTGACTCATAacggccctctgaaatgacctagcaagccactccatcCAAGGCAAAGAGGGATGGTTAAAAAATgctgccttgccagtgacgcccacatcccttgaaataaATTAAAAACAATCAAAAATATTTTTGGCTTTGGTTTGATTTTTATTGTTGAAAAATGTGAACTTTTAATTGCAGGTAATCAAGACTGCAATGTCTGAAGTCAAGAGCATCGCTCAAGGCAATGCCACTGAGGCTGATATCACACGGGCCAAGTAAGCTGCTGACTGTACAAATAAAATATTTTAAGCTACATTCAGGAGCATTGAGAGTAAATCCTATGGTATGGGCTAGAAatagaagcagaaaatgctggaaatatgcagaaatcaggcagcatctgtgtaacggaaaaccgagttaacatttcaatTCAATGACCTTTCTCTGGAGAGCAATGAGTGCCAATGAAGAGATACCAACAGGAGAGAATTGGCAGATTAGGGATAAAAGAAATAAATTGAAAACAAAGTTCAGGTCATAGAATTGCACAACACCGAAGGTCATTTGGCTCATTGTGCCCTTGCCAGGACCCTAAAAAAGCTGTgagggggtggtgcagtggttagcactgctgcctacggtgctaaggacccaggttcaattccggccctgggtcactggccgtgtggagtttgcacattctccccgtgtctgcgtgagtctcaccctcacaacctaaagatgtgcagggtaggtggattggccacactaaattgccccttaattggaaaaaaataattgggtactctaaatttatttaaaaaaagaaaaagctgtGAGATTAATTCCACTCCTCCTCCTCTCTATAACCCTTCAGATTTTCCTCTTCAAGTCTTTATTCGATTCCCGGTTGTAAGTTACGATTGAATCTGCTCCCAGCctgtttcaggcagtgaattccagatcatcacaattcacattaaaaaaaaataaaataaaaatctcaCTACTCCCTCTCCTTCTGTTGCCAATTACCTCCGACCTGTGTCTCTTGTCTATTTGGCCCTTGGAACTTCAGGTTTGATTTCTGTTGCCAGTTCAAATCATTACAGAGCAGAGATATATACAAATAACTATTTTTAGTGATCATCCAAACTGCGAAAGGAAAATTATTCAGTTTGAAAGTTTTATTGCTTCCTGTCATGCTGCAGTTTTGATGGACACTGGATTATTTTACAGAAACCAATTGAAAGCCAAGTGCCTGATGGCAGTTGAACAGTCTGATGGACTGCTGGATGAGATTGGTTCTCAGGTACTGCTGACTGGAGCATATGTGCCCACACCTGACCTGATTCAGCAAGTTGACTCTGTGTCCGTCAATGATGTGGTGAATGTAAGTGATATTTTGACTAACCATCTACAACATTAACATATTGCATTATTGCTGAAATCATTCCACTTTCCTATTCCCATTGTCTCTCCCCAAATGATAACACTGAATGCTGGTGTGTACCTTTTTGtacatgtgtgtgtacatgtccaggcacatctcccagtagaTCAAGGCCAGAGTACAAGGATCCAGGGGCCAACCACCAATGCTTGAGCCAAAATATTTCACTAATTTGTGGGATGCTGGGTAACACTGATGTTTATTGACCATACCTTGTTAAGCCGCGAATATAGAGCTTTCTGCAAGATTGCAATggtgtttccgggggggggggggggggggggggggtgatgatcttAGTTTGGGCTTGCTGGACCAACAACTATGTACATTCAAGAAATTAGCGGACTCAGAACAATTACGTAAAGCCACACCTGACTGTTCCACTCCGCTTTGAGTCGGCAGGACCACTCAACTATCCTCTTTACTTTATGGGCCTCAGCCTGTGTTTTGAGAATACTGGGATTATGTGTACTGTGATAACCCATGTATCTTTGGGAAAGCCTGTAGTTTATTTGTATGCCATGTCTCTTTTCGTTCCAAGGTGAATTGGGGGGTATTCTGAAAGGGGTTTATTGGTTATGATATCATCAGGTTCCAAGCCAGTTACATGCAACTTCAGGCTGCCACAAGTTTGCAAAGTTAAGAAGCAAAGAGTAAATAGAAAGCTAATTGCATAGGTGTTAGATTTCAGCCTGTCTTTGCACATTATTTAAAAGGCACAGAATTGGTGCGAGGAAGCAAGCAAGTTTCTCCATGAATGAATCAGTTTCTGTTTGACAGTTGAGAACAGATACTTGCGTTGAAGTAGATCTCTGATAATAGAGCAGAGATCATATTACTGTGTGTTTTAAACTGTGGAAAGGATGGAGCACCAAAGACAGTAAGAGCAATGGATTGTGAATTTGACAAGACTATCTGCTGCAGTTTcagtactaataataataatcgcttattgtcacaagtagaccagtgaagttaccgtgaaaagcccctagtcgccacattccggcgcctgttcggggaggctggtacgggaattgaacccgcactgctggcattgttcttcattacaagagagctgtttagcccactgtcctaAACCAGCCAGAGCCTACCTGACTGAAGGTATAGGAGAAGGAGGTCTCTGAGGATTCTGTACTATCAGGACCTTCATGAGAGAGTTTGTGGATGTGGGCCTTGTTAGTGTTAACCATGTCCAGGGACAGCTGTTAGTGAATGCCTCTTGAGGGACAAATTAATTGAGTGAGAGGTGACATAATCCTGCAGTACCAAGGCTGAGCTAGAAAGCCTGAGATTGCATGTGACGCCACATTTGTGTGGGAAGTAATGAGTGCTTGTAACTACGTAAGAGATACCTTTGTTGTATTGACTATTTAAAGTGAAACTTGccgttttaaaatatttttcactTGTTAATGTTTGAATTATGTTGGTTTTAGTTGGTTTGTTACAGTAAATGGTTTAAAATGTGAAATCGTGCTCCCATTAGTTTTCTTTCTGTTGGCATTTTGAGGATTCCTTTCTTTTAAAAATCATCAGTCTCCACTGGAATCATAGCAGTGTCCACAGATGCTTTTACATTGCAGCGATTGTAGTTCAAACTTTGTCCACTGCATTCCATAGTTTGAACAACAGATATTTGGGAGAAGGGCCATTTTAGGCTCTGGAGACGGCTGTTACCTTTCATGGACTCAGCACAGGTCGTCACTATGATCGCAGGCAAGGGAGAGGACTACAACAGCTTGCACTTGTATTGTGTCATTAAACATAGCAAAATATACTCAACTGTCCAGCTGGTACTCAAATTGAGAAACAGGGTTGACTTCAGATTTCAAAATTGCTATTTAAGATGTTTTTTCCAGGTAGGGGCAAACAAGCCTTTTGAGCAGACTTGTGATGCCATATCTCCAAGTACTGATATATTTTATTTGCTTTTCAGGCTGCAAAGAAGTTTGTGTCTAGTAAGAAGTCCATGGCGGCCAGTGGCAATTTGGCCAACACACCTTTCCTTGATGAATTGTAAATTTATTCTTTCACCGATACAACTGTAGAGCTGTATTGGCACTCTCACTGCAAATAAAGTATATATCATGGTTCCAGGAAATAGGTGCATTATTCTTTATTCGCGCGCTGATGATTCACTGAGGAAACAAACATCTAAGTTCTAATATCTGAAGAATCATCATAATCCTGACACTTCCTTGTGAAACTATTACATGTCTGTTTTTGTTGGCAAACTGAGAATTCCCTGGCTTTCTGTTGAATATAACTCATTCTTCAACCTTGATACAAGCATTAGCACCACATACTGGTGAAAGGGTAAGCTTCAGGTGGGCAGGTTTCTTATCTGCTTGGTGCAATCATTTGCACACTGCTAAAAATCCACCCAGCATCAAATGGAAAACTGATCTTGAAATCCTTGCTGGGAAGCAAATGGGAAGGTCAACAAAACAAGACCATAAAAATGCAACAAAGCAGTGGGGACCATTTCTAGAGAAATAGAATTCAAATACAGAGAGTTATTTTATACTAATATAGAACTTTGATTAGACCACATTTTGCACAGTTCTTGCCTCCCAAATTACAAAAAGGAAATACAGAAGATGCATAAAGATAAAGATGATACTGAAAGGTTTGAACTATCAGAAAATATTGAACAGGCTTGGTTTTCTGTAGGCTGAGTGTAACCCAAGTGGTCAAACTATTGAAAGGGCTCGTTAGGGTGGACAGAGAGAAAATGTTTCAGCTTGTCTGGGGGACAAGAACTAAAGATCATAAATATAAGTTACTAATAAATCCATAAGGAATTTAGGGAAAAACCTCTTTAGCCAGGGAATGGTGAGAATTTGGAACTCTACTGGAGTGGCTGCGTCAATTAACAATggggcatttaaggggaagctagattagAGACAAGAAggaaagaaatagaaggatatGCAGTAGGATTCGATAAAAAGGAATGGGAGAAGATTCGTATGGAGCATTAATGTCAGCACTGACCAGTCAGACCAAatggccagtttctgtgctgtaaattctaggtTTAGAAAACCAGCTATCTGCCTGAATGGTACAGGATCTTTCTCTTCCCAAGTGTGCATTGAGTTGTGCCAACAATTCTGTCTGAACTGCAAGATTCTGTCTGATCCTCTGTTGAGGTAGAAGTTTCTGAGTCTGTGTCATTGGATTGTGTGGAAGTGGTCAAAGAAATACTCTGGGAATTCTGCAACAGGGATTCAGTGCTAGAACTTGTAGAACTCTCTAGGGTGGTTGCCTCGGTTGTAGATTCAGCAGTTTCTACCTCCACCCCGTGGTACTTCTGAACCTGTAGTCTTTCCATTTTAATGGGCTGTTCTAGATGTGGGCTGGGATGCTGTTGGGATGACTTGCGCAAAGGACTCCCACCGCCACTGGAGCTCGGGGAATATAGCCGATGAATCCAATTAGGGTCTATGGGCGATGAGgaggacgatgtggagcttgcggtATCCAACTGCACAGACAACACAGAGCCAAGAGCTGGCACCCCTTCTTCGTGTTTAGAAGTCGCATCATCTTCAAAGGCTTGGTGGAACACAATGTCACACTCAATATGTGGGCCAATAAGGAGCAcggtctggttcttctttggtgcaTGCCATGCTCTGGAGATTGGTGGGATATATGTACCCATATCATGCCAAAATAAGGAAAGGGGCCTAAAGTTTTTGAACTTTACTTGTTCATCTTTGTCTTCCTCGTCGCTACTGCTTGACCTGGCAGCCTCCCCT contains:
- the uqcrc2b gene encoding cytochrome b-c1 complex subunit 2, mitochondrial yields the protein MRSVKGVNSALANLVTKRLYSPKAAPKYEFTAASEKPHLPPQELQVSKLPNGLVIASLENYSPTSKIGVFIKAGSRYESASNLGITHALRLAANLTTKGASSFKITRGIEAVGGSLSVTSTRENMIYGVECMRDYVDTVMEYLINVTAAQEFRRWELSDLPPKLELDRAIAFQNPQIGVLENLHSAAYRNALSNPLYCPRFMIGQHTADQLYEFVQNNFTSGRMALVGLGVNHTVLKQVGEHYLNMRSGTGAAGAAAKFRGGEIRDQNNDHLVHAAVVAESAASGKPEARVYSVLQHVLAAGPYIKRGTNVTSRLHQAVMKKNAELFDVSAFSAGYSDSGLFGIYTISQVDSASDVIKTAMSEVKSIAQGNATEADITRAKNQLKAKCLMAVEQSDGLLDEIGSQVLLTGAYVPTPDLIQQVDSVSVNDVVNAAKKFVSSKKSMAASGNLANTPFLDEL
- the LOC140394317 gene encoding PDZ domain-containing protein 9-like, whose product is MMAEDWNVRPTKELGSDMKENPEHNLGPSLKTFITKDDHGLGLVLIEHGSFLQILRIVGGSSGDNKSAANLKPGDILVKIGTKNVLGHNLRELRHLVGEIPMGTQLQLTVYRNYKDLPDNWKAQAETIHSNESIQFSEEGEAARSSSSDEEDKDEQVKFKNFRPLSLFWHDMGTYIPPISRAWHAPKKNQTVLLIGPHIECDIVFHQAFEDDATSKHEEGVPALGSVLSVQLDTASSTSSSSSPIDPNWIHRLYSPSSSGGGSPLRKSSQQHPSPHLEQPIKMERLQVQKYHGVEVETAESTTEATTLESSTSSSTESLLQNSQSISLTTSTQSNDTDSETSTSTEDQTESCSSDRIVGTTQCTLGKRKILYHSGR